ACTGCCAATTCCAGGCGCATAGAATTTGAATTCGATGTCACCTGGGGAGAGGGCTGAAAAGTTCCTCGTCTCCAGAACGTTATTCTTGAACTTTCCAAATGGCACGGCCGCCGAAGTCTTCGCGGTGAGCACCTTCGCCTGGTCTTCCGCGACGTTGGCCGCATGCTCCTCGAAATAGCTGTTACCTTCCGCGGGATTCGCGAGCATGATAATGCCGGGCATCGCGTTGTTCACGCCGGCTCGCCAGGTGCCCTCGGTGCTTACGCCGCCACTGGGCAGGAACTCTTTCGTATCCTCGCCGAAATACCAGACATTGCCGGCTTTATCCTGGGCAAAATAGTCCTTGGTGATCTCGGTTGCTTTCCCGTCTTTCATGACGATATCCGAGACGACGACGCACTGCACACCATCGATCGTGATCGCCTGATTTGTGACGATGACAGTGTCAATGGACCCATCGCTGTCTGAGTAGACCCACGTGTTTCCGACCGCGAGCGGCATGTACCGGTTGGTGATCGGACCGCCGGTGAAATTATTTGCGTCGAAGGGTATGTTCATCTGTGACATTCAAGCCTCCTGCTCCATGCAATGCAAATCCCCACCTCCGAGAAGCGATCGCCATCGGATTGAAATCTCACAAAGCTCACTTACGCCGTCGACATTCTTTTTCTTTCAGGATCGTCGGCAAAAAAACTCAAATGCGCTAACATATAAGAATCGATCACGTTTATGAGTTGGATTGATTCATTCCAAACTCGTCGCGATCCAGGATCAATCGAATGCTTCGATCGTTTCGGCGCGGAAAGATGCGGGTCCGGTTCTCACACCGCGAATAGCGACGTCGCCTTCGTCCTCGAGCGCGCCGTCCAGATTTATGGTGGCGTGCGATATGTCCACCGTCCACACTTTGCGTTTAAAATCCGTCAGCTGAAGGGTATTCTTGTCGAGCAGCTTATCCGCGTTTCCGCCGAGATATCCCTGGTCCGGCCGGCTCCACTTGTCATAGGGCACATCGGTCTCCTCCCGGTAGGCGGCGATATGCGCGGCAAGAAAATCGTTGACCAAGCGTCCCGCTTCGACGAAGTGAAGCAGCGTCCCGAGCCCCAGGCTTGCGGCCAGGCACAGTGCGATGATCTGTATGGGCCGAAGCCGATAGCCGCGCCGCGTGCGGCGCACGCCGTAATAGGCACTTGCCACGAAGAGCGGCATCGAAAGCAGCCAGATGAATGGAATGCTGGCGAGCAGGTCGTCGAGCGGCATATTGTCGAAATCCCGCCCTCCCGTGGCGTAGTAGTCGGAAATTGCAAAGAGCAGAACGGCAATGCTCAGAGCGCCAAGGACGATCGACAGTGCGGCGAGACCCCAGAACACCGACCGCTTTGCGAGAAACAGATAATATGGCCGCGGAACCAGGTTCTGCCGCTGGATGGCTTCGAGGACCTTTTTTTCCAGGTCCGTCATTTGTCTGCCCAGGACGGGTTCATGGCGCGCCCTACTCTCAGTTGCTTCAGACCACGATTGATGAGCGTCGCGACGGTTCCCATTGGCATTTCGAGAATATCGGCAATTTCGTCGTAGCTCTTTTCTTCGAGGTACCGCAAGACGAGAACATCCCGGTAGCGCTGATCGAGCGCGGCCAGCGCCTTGCGGACATCTTCCGCGGTCCGGGACCTTTGCAACGTGCCTTCCGGACTGTCGTGGTCGGCGACACGTTCAAGGATAAGGCGCGCATCGTCGCTGTCGACGATTTGTAGGCCGGCGCGCTGCCGGCGCAGAAAGCTGATCGCCTCGTTGTGCGCGATCCGGTAGATCCAGGCGCCGAAGGGCCGCGACTTGTCATAGTCGTTGAGGTTCACATAGGCCTTGATGAAAACATCCTGCAACACATCGTCCGCCGATTGCAGGTGAGGGCCGAGCAGGCGCCGTACATAGCGTCCGAGCACAAGCTCATAGCGCCGCACCAGAGCGGCATAAGCATGCCGGTCTCGCAACGCCGCCTCGACCAGCCGGACGTCATCGGATAACGA
This genomic stretch from Nordella sp. HKS 07 harbors:
- a CDS encoding RNA polymerase sigma factor — protein: MTGADQSLSDDVRLVEAALRDRHAYAALVRRYELVLGRYVRRLLGPHLQSADDVLQDVFIKAYVNLNDYDKSRPFGAWIYRIAHNEAISFLRRQRAGLQIVDSDDARLILERVADHDSPEGTLQRSRTAEDVRKALAALDQRYRDVLVLRYLEEKSYDEIADILEMPMGTVATLINRGLKQLRVGRAMNPSWADK